The following proteins are co-located in the Labrys monachus genome:
- a CDS encoding transporter substrate-binding domain-containing protein, which translates to MSRSMTERYVVTDIPHRIVYAYLDEPPFGAPGPDGGAIGYDAELAENVLHAVGVTHIDVVLVKFPDLIGGVMSGRWTMNTGMFVTPERSQSVAFSRPIWALVDGFVVKAGNPKGLRSYADAARDPSVKLAGVRGNVQVDSAFKAGVPAERMRLFESQHDIIAEIRSGRIDAYPGAALAHRGFIEATGADGVEVVQLESQAGTAPLGAFSYAKESRALKDAVDAYLAEYLGTDQHLALAKKYGLTMEEISPVIAPPSPGH; encoded by the coding sequence ATGAGCCGAAGCATGACAGAACGATACGTCGTCACAGACATCCCGCATCGCATTGTCTATGCCTATCTGGACGAGCCGCCATTCGGCGCGCCCGGACCGGACGGTGGCGCGATCGGCTACGATGCCGAGTTAGCCGAGAACGTGCTGCACGCCGTTGGAGTGACGCACATCGATGTCGTTCTTGTTAAGTTTCCGGACTTGATAGGCGGCGTGATGAGCGGGCGCTGGACCATGAATACCGGTATGTTCGTGACGCCCGAGCGCTCGCAAAGCGTTGCATTCAGCCGTCCGATCTGGGCTCTCGTCGACGGCTTCGTCGTCAAAGCCGGAAATCCCAAGGGACTCCGCTCATACGCCGATGCCGCGCGTGATCCGTCGGTCAAGCTCGCGGGCGTACGGGGCAATGTCCAGGTCGACAGCGCATTCAAAGCGGGTGTCCCGGCCGAGCGAATGCGACTGTTCGAAAGTCAGCATGACATCATCGCGGAGATCCGGTCGGGCCGGATCGACGCCTATCCTGGAGCCGCCTTGGCTCATAGAGGCTTTATCGAGGCCACGGGAGCGGATGGCGTGGAAGTGGTTCAGCTGGAGTCACAGGCGGGGACAGCTCCGCTGGGCGCATTCTCCTATGCGAAGGAAAGCAGAGCCCTGAAAGACGCTGTTGACGCCTATCTTGCAGAGTATCTGGGCACGGACCAGCATCTCGCTTTGGCCAAAAAATACGGTTTGACGATGGAAGAGATCTCTCCGGTCATTGCCCCTCCGTCGCCGGGACATTGA
- a CDS encoding aspartate carbamoyltransferase catalytic subunit, whose protein sequence is MTKPATSYPHRHLLGIEGLTERDIVALLDEADEHIAFNRQVEKKSSALRGRTQINLFFEPSTRTQSSFELAGKRLGADVMNMSVSSSSVKKGETLIDTAITLNAMRPDVIIVRHSQAGAVHLLARKVDCAVVNAGDGAHEHPTQALLDALTIRRNKGRIAGLTVAICGDILHSRVARSNILLLGTMGAQVRLIAPSTLLPAGVERFGVSVHRNIKDGLKDADIVMMLRLQRERMAGAFIPSTKEYFRYFGLDEEKLRYAKPDALVMHPGPMNRGVEIDTAVADGAHSLIREQVEAGVAVRMAVLEALARNLPNV, encoded by the coding sequence ATGACAAAGCCAGCCACATCCTATCCGCACCGCCATCTCCTCGGCATCGAAGGCCTGACGGAGCGCGACATCGTCGCCCTCCTCGACGAGGCTGACGAGCACATCGCCTTCAACCGCCAGGTCGAGAAGAAATCCTCCGCCCTGCGCGGCCGAACGCAGATCAATCTCTTCTTCGAACCATCGACCCGCACGCAATCCTCCTTCGAACTGGCGGGCAAGCGCCTAGGCGCCGACGTCATGAACATGTCGGTCAGCTCGTCTTCGGTGAAGAAGGGCGAGACCCTGATCGACACCGCGATCACCCTCAACGCAATGCGCCCGGATGTGATCATCGTGCGCCACAGCCAGGCCGGCGCGGTGCATCTTCTTGCCCGCAAGGTCGACTGCGCCGTCGTCAATGCCGGCGACGGCGCCCATGAGCATCCGACCCAGGCCCTCCTCGACGCCCTGACCATCCGCCGCAACAAGGGTCGCATCGCCGGGCTGACGGTCGCCATCTGCGGCGACATCCTGCATTCGCGCGTCGCCCGCTCCAACATCCTGCTGCTGGGCACGATGGGCGCGCAGGTGCGGCTGATCGCGCCATCGACTCTGCTGCCCGCCGGCGTCGAGCGCTTCGGCGTCTCCGTGCACCGCAACATCAAGGACGGACTGAAGGATGCCGATATCGTCATGATGCTGCGCCTGCAGCGCGAGCGCATGGCGGGCGCCTTCATTCCCTCGACCAAGGAATATTTCCGCTATTTCGGCCTCGACGAAGAAAAGCTGCGCTACGCCAAGCCCGACGCGCTGGTGATGCATCCCGGGCCGATGAATCGCGGCGTCGAGATCGACACCGCCGTGGCGGACGGCGCCCACTCGCTGATCCGCGAACAGGTCGAGGCGGGCGTCGCCGTCCGCATGGCCGTGCTCGAAGCGCTCGCGCGCAACCTGCCGAACGTCTGA
- a CDS encoding dihydroorotase: MSEKDHRPLLLANALLTDPASRTQSRGGLLIAWGVIAEIGAAVTPASAGPDVEVVDCGGQVVAPGLIDMRAVTGEPGAEHRETLATASQAAAAGGVTTIVCTPETHPPIDDPAVVDFVLRRARDTAIVRIHAMAALTKGLKGQEMTEIGLLSEAGALAFTDGARSIMNARVLRRTMTYARDFDALVIHHTQDSDLAGEGVMNEGEFASRLGLPGIPVEAEAILLERDMRLVALTGARYHAATVTCRASLDILRRARAAGIAVTASTSINHVTLNENDVAGFRTFCKVSPPLRHEDDRIALVQAIKDGVVDAIVSDHNPQDVETKRQPFAESADGAIGLETMLAAGLRLVHDGSLDLVTLLRALSTRPAEILRLPGGRLEKGAPADIIVFDPDVPFVLDAARLKSRCRNSPFDGARLQGQVSRTIVGGSTVHQI; this comes from the coding sequence ATGTCCGAGAAAGATCATCGTCCCCTGCTCCTCGCCAACGCCCTGCTGACCGATCCCGCCTCGCGCACACAGTCGCGCGGTGGTCTCCTGATCGCATGGGGGGTCATCGCCGAGATCGGGGCCGCCGTCACGCCGGCCTCGGCCGGTCCTGACGTCGAGGTCGTCGATTGCGGGGGGCAGGTCGTCGCCCCCGGCCTGATCGACATGCGCGCCGTGACCGGGGAGCCGGGCGCCGAGCACCGCGAGACCCTCGCCACCGCGTCGCAGGCCGCCGCGGCCGGCGGCGTCACCACCATCGTCTGCACGCCCGAGACCCATCCGCCGATCGACGATCCGGCCGTGGTCGACTTCGTGCTGCGGCGGGCCCGCGATACCGCCATCGTCCGCATCCATGCGATGGCCGCCCTCACCAAGGGGCTCAAGGGCCAGGAAATGACGGAAATCGGGCTGCTGTCCGAAGCCGGCGCCCTCGCCTTCACCGATGGTGCGCGCAGCATCATGAATGCCCGCGTGCTGCGTCGGACGATGACCTATGCCCGCGATTTCGATGCTCTCGTCATCCACCACACCCAAGACAGCGACCTCGCCGGCGAGGGTGTGATGAACGAGGGCGAATTTGCCAGCCGCCTCGGCCTGCCCGGCATTCCCGTCGAGGCGGAAGCGATCCTGCTCGAACGAGACATGCGCCTCGTGGCGCTGACCGGCGCGCGCTATCACGCCGCCACCGTCACCTGCCGAGCCTCGCTCGACATCCTGCGCCGGGCGCGGGCGGCCGGCATCGCGGTGACGGCGTCGACCTCCATCAATCACGTCACGCTGAACGAGAACGACGTCGCCGGCTTCCGCACCTTCTGCAAGGTGTCGCCGCCGCTCCGGCACGAGGACGACCGCATCGCCCTGGTGCAGGCGATCAAGGACGGCGTCGTCGACGCCATCGTCTCCGATCACAATCCCCAGGACGTCGAGACCAAGCGCCAGCCCTTCGCCGAGAGCGCGGACGGGGCCATCGGGCTCGAGACCATGCTCGCCGCGGGCCTTCGCCTCGTGCACGACGGCTCGCTCGACCTGGTCACGCTGCTGCGGGCGTTGTCGACGCGGCCGGCGGAGATCCTGCGCCTGCCCGGCGGCCGGCTGGAGAAGGGCGCGCCCGCCGACATCATCGTCTTCGATCCGGACGTGCCCTTCGTGCTCGATGCCGCCCGGCTCAAATCGCGATGCAGGAACTCGCCCTTCGACGGCGCCCGGCTGCAGGGACAGGTCTCGAGGACGATCGTGGGCGGAAGCACGGTCCATCAAATCTGA
- the plsY gene encoding glycerol-3-phosphate 1-O-acyltransferase PlsY, producing MPDGPLLASPLVLIAAAILGYLLGSIPFGLVLTRLAGLGDIRAIGSGNIGTTNVLRTGRKDLAAATLVLDALKGTAAVLIAAPWGGEAAIVAGFAAFLGHLFPVWLGFKGGKGVATYLGLLGAFAWPVALFFMVLWVSVAFITRYSSLSALTASLLSPIALLLFGYPREAMLFAVLSAILWIMHRANIGRLLAGTESRIGKKA from the coding sequence ATGCCCGATGGCCCCCTCCTCGCCTCCCCGCTCGTGCTGATCGCCGCGGCGATCCTGGGCTATCTCCTCGGCTCGATCCCCTTCGGCCTGGTGCTGACCCGGCTGGCGGGCCTCGGCGACATCCGCGCCATCGGTTCGGGCAATATCGGCACCACCAACGTGCTGCGCACCGGCCGCAAGGACCTGGCGGCGGCGACGCTGGTGCTCGACGCGCTCAAGGGAACGGCTGCCGTGCTCATCGCTGCCCCTTGGGGCGGAGAGGCCGCCATCGTGGCGGGCTTCGCCGCCTTTCTCGGCCATCTCTTCCCCGTCTGGCTCGGGTTCAAGGGCGGCAAGGGCGTGGCGACCTATCTCGGCCTGCTCGGCGCCTTCGCCTGGCCGGTCGCCCTGTTCTTCATGGTGCTCTGGGTCTCGGTCGCCTTCATCACCCGCTATTCCTCGCTCTCGGCCCTCACCGCCAGCCTGCTCAGCCCGATCGCCCTGCTGCTGTTCGGCTATCCGCGCGAAGCCATGCTGTTCGCCGTCCTCTCCGCCATCCTCTGGATCATGCACCGGGCCAATATCGGCCGGCTGCTCGCCGGCACGGAAAGCCGGATCGGGAAGAAGGCGTGA
- the dprA gene encoding DNA-processing protein DprA, translated as MTSPPRRSLSDGERLDWLRLIRCEGIGPISFRGLLERHGSAAAVIAALPEISRRSGRSLRLPAESGLKRELDALQALGARLVAFGEPDYPAALESIESAPPLLAIHGSAAVLSRPTVAIVGARNASALGQSFAAGLAAGLAAAGFATVSGLARGIDRAVHAATAKTGTVAVVAGGLGRIYPPQHEQMARDLAAAGCVVSEMPFDRVATARDFPRRNRIVSGLSLGVVIVEAAMKSGSLITARFALEQGREVMAAPGSPLDPRNDGSNHLIRQGATLIRHVEDVLEVLSPLVERGGFPLGGRAAPRQGRLDFNASGGAAAWGQAPPAEAGLAGIGDEDQDRLIAVLGPSPVSVDDLVRACGLAPRQVQLILLDLDLAGRIERHGNGMVSLL; from the coding sequence GTGACATCGCCGCCGCGCCGCAGCCTGTCGGACGGGGAACGCCTCGACTGGCTGCGGCTGATCCGCTGCGAGGGAATCGGCCCCATCAGCTTCAGGGGTCTCCTCGAACGCCATGGCAGCGCCGCGGCGGTGATCGCAGCTCTGCCGGAAATCTCCCGGCGCAGCGGGCGCTCGCTGCGGCTGCCGGCTGAGAGCGGCCTGAAACGCGAGCTCGACGCGTTGCAGGCGCTCGGCGCCCGGCTGGTCGCCTTCGGCGAGCCCGATTACCCGGCGGCGCTGGAAAGCATCGAATCGGCCCCGCCTTTGCTGGCGATCCATGGCTCTGCCGCCGTGCTGTCGCGCCCGACCGTCGCCATCGTCGGCGCCCGCAACGCCTCCGCGCTGGGCCAGAGCTTTGCCGCAGGGCTCGCCGCCGGCCTTGCCGCCGCAGGCTTCGCCACGGTCTCGGGCCTCGCCCGCGGCATCGACCGCGCCGTGCATGCCGCGACGGCGAAGACCGGCACGGTGGCGGTTGTCGCCGGCGGGCTCGGCCGAATCTATCCGCCGCAGCATGAACAGATGGCGAGGGACCTCGCCGCCGCCGGCTGCGTGGTTTCGGAAATGCCGTTCGACCGTGTCGCGACAGCGCGGGACTTTCCCCGGCGGAACCGCATCGTCTCGGGCCTGTCGCTCGGCGTCGTCATCGTCGAGGCGGCGATGAAGTCCGGCTCGCTGATCACGGCCCGATTCGCGCTCGAGCAGGGACGGGAGGTCATGGCCGCCCCCGGATCGCCGCTCGATCCGCGCAATGACGGCAGCAATCACCTCATTCGCCAGGGCGCGACGCTGATCCGTCACGTGGAGGACGTGCTCGAAGTCCTCTCGCCTCTGGTCGAGCGCGGCGGCTTCCCGCTCGGCGGCCGTGCGGCCCCCCGCCAGGGGCGTCTTGATTTCAATGCATCCGGCGGCGCGGCGGCATGGGGACAGGCGCCTCCGGCCGAAGCGGGCCTCGCCGGCATTGGCGACGAGGACCAGGACCGGCTGATCGCCGTCCTCGGCCCCTCCCCTGTCAGCGTCGACGATCTCGTGCGCGCCTGCGGGCTGGCGCCGCGGCAGGTGCAGCTGATCCTGCTGGATCTCGATCTCGCCGGCCGCATCGAGCGCCACGGCAACGGCATGGTGTCGCTGCTCTGA
- the topA gene encoding type I DNA topoisomerase, translated as MPVVIVESPAKAQTINKYLGPGYQVIASYGHVRDLPAKDGSVEPDADFAMIWENDAKASKRLSEIAKAVRASDKLILATDPDREGEAISWHVLEILREKRAIKDIPVERVTFNAITKDAVLKAMKSPRDIDEGLVDAYLARRALDYLVGFRLSPVLWRKLPGARSAGRVQSVALRLVCDRELEIERFVAREYWSLVATLATPRGDVFDARLVGADGKKIQRLDVGTEQEALAFRAALDQGRYVVTSVEAKPAKRHPFPPFTTSTLQQEASRKFGMSPNRTMQIAQRLYEGVAVNGETVGLITYMRTDGVEIAPEAIASIRQMIGNSFAAPYLPGAPRRYTTKAKNAQEAHEAIRPTDPTRAPQQVSRFLEPEQAKLYELIWKRTVASQMESAELERTTVDILVEAGGRKLDLRASGQVVKFDGFLTLYNEDRDDDGDDDDSKRLPAMSAGEPLTKKAIAATQHFTEPPPRFSEATLIKRMEELGIGRPSTYAATLATLRDREYVSIDKKRLKAEDKGRLVTAFLESFFARYVEYDFTAALEEELDRISNHELDWKQVLRDFWRDFSAALENTKDLRTTQVLDALNELLGPHIFPDRGDGSNPRVCTVCGTGTLSLKLGKYGAFIGCSNYPECRYTRQLSAGTENGGEGENGGEAGTKKLGADPVSGQDVTVRDGRFGPYVQLGEGEKPKRVSLPKGIGPGTIDLERALALLALPKEVATHPDTGKPIVVGIGRFGPYVQHEKTYANLEKDDDVLAIGANRAVDLIVTKETKGPGRRFGAAAAAGRVLGDYPGGGEVQVKPGRYGAYVTNGKVNATLPKGMEADAVTLAQAIEMIAAKGGGAKAAGAKARTTKAPGTKTAASKTAGTKTAAAKSAAKDGPVKKAPAKKAAAAGAEATETAAPAAKRVAGKAAPKKAGKAILDSDDVPFDVD; from the coding sequence ATGCCTGTCGTCATCGTTGAGTCGCCCGCCAAGGCGCAGACGATCAACAAATATCTCGGTCCCGGCTATCAGGTGATCGCTTCCTACGGCCATGTCCGCGATCTGCCGGCCAAGGATGGGTCCGTCGAGCCGGACGCCGATTTCGCCATGATCTGGGAAAACGACGCCAAGGCCTCCAAGCGCCTGTCCGAGATCGCCAAGGCGGTGAGGGCGAGCGACAAGCTGATCCTGGCGACCGACCCCGACCGCGAGGGCGAGGCGATATCCTGGCACGTGCTGGAGATCCTGCGGGAAAAGCGCGCCATCAAGGACATTCCCGTCGAGCGCGTCACCTTCAACGCCATCACCAAGGATGCCGTGCTGAAGGCGATGAAGTCGCCGCGCGACATCGATGAAGGCCTCGTCGATGCCTATCTGGCCCGCCGGGCCCTCGATTATCTCGTCGGCTTCCGCCTGTCGCCGGTGCTGTGGCGCAAATTGCCCGGCGCACGGTCGGCCGGCCGGGTGCAGTCGGTGGCGCTGCGCCTCGTCTGCGACCGGGAACTCGAAATCGAACGCTTCGTGGCCCGGGAATACTGGTCGCTGGTGGCGACGCTGGCGACACCGCGCGGCGACGTGTTCGACGCCCGTCTCGTCGGTGCCGACGGCAAGAAGATCCAGCGGCTCGACGTCGGCACCGAGCAGGAGGCGCTGGCCTTCCGTGCCGCGCTCGACCAGGGGCGCTATGTCGTTACGAGCGTCGAAGCCAAGCCAGCCAAGCGCCATCCCTTCCCGCCCTTCACCACATCGACCCTGCAGCAGGAGGCGAGCCGCAAGTTCGGGATGTCGCCCAATCGCACGATGCAGATCGCCCAGCGTCTCTATGAAGGCGTCGCGGTCAACGGCGAGACGGTCGGCCTCATCACCTATATGCGGACCGACGGGGTCGAAATCGCGCCGGAAGCGATCGCTTCCATCCGCCAGATGATCGGCAACAGCTTCGCGGCGCCCTATCTGCCCGGCGCGCCGCGGCGCTACACGACCAAGGCGAAGAATGCGCAGGAGGCGCATGAGGCGATCCGTCCGACCGATCCGACCCGCGCGCCACAGCAGGTCTCCCGTTTCCTGGAGCCCGAGCAGGCCAAGCTGTACGAGCTCATCTGGAAGCGGACCGTCGCCAGCCAGATGGAGAGCGCCGAACTCGAACGCACCACGGTCGATATCCTCGTCGAGGCGGGCGGCCGCAAGCTCGATCTCCGCGCCAGCGGCCAGGTGGTCAAGTTCGACGGCTTCCTGACGCTCTACAACGAGGACCGCGACGACGACGGCGACGACGATGATTCCAAGCGCCTGCCCGCGATGTCCGCCGGAGAGCCGCTGACCAAGAAGGCGATCGCCGCGACCCAGCATTTCACCGAGCCGCCGCCGCGCTTCTCCGAGGCGACGCTGATCAAGCGCATGGAAGAGCTCGGCATCGGCCGTCCTTCGACCTACGCCGCCACCCTCGCCACCTTGCGCGACCGCGAATACGTCTCCATCGACAAGAAGCGCCTGAAGGCGGAGGACAAGGGGCGGCTGGTCACGGCCTTCCTCGAGAGCTTCTTCGCCCGCTACGTCGAATACGACTTCACGGCCGCCCTCGAAGAGGAACTCGACCGCATCTCCAATCATGAGCTTGATTGGAAGCAGGTGCTGCGCGATTTCTGGCGCGATTTCTCGGCGGCGCTCGAAAACACCAAGGACCTGCGCACCACCCAGGTCCTCGATGCGCTGAACGAGCTTCTCGGCCCTCATATCTTCCCCGACCGGGGCGACGGCTCGAACCCGCGCGTCTGCACCGTCTGCGGCACCGGCACGCTCTCGCTCAAGCTCGGCAAATATGGCGCGTTCATCGGCTGCTCGAACTATCCGGAATGCCGCTATACCCGCCAGCTTTCCGCCGGCACCGAGAATGGCGGCGAAGGCGAGAATGGCGGCGAGGCCGGCACCAAGAAACTGGGCGCCGATCCCGTCTCGGGCCAGGACGTCACGGTGCGCGACGGACGCTTCGGACCGTATGTCCAGCTCGGCGAGGGCGAAAAGCCCAAGCGCGTCAGCCTGCCCAAGGGAATCGGTCCCGGCACCATCGATCTCGAACGGGCGCTCGCCCTGCTCGCTTTGCCCAAGGAAGTTGCCACCCATCCGGACACCGGCAAGCCGATCGTCGTCGGCATCGGCCGCTTCGGGCCCTATGTCCAGCACGAGAAGACTTACGCCAATCTGGAGAAGGACGACGACGTGCTGGCGATCGGTGCCAATCGCGCCGTCGATCTCATCGTCACCAAGGAGACAAAGGGTCCCGGCCGGCGCTTCGGCGCGGCGGCCGCCGCAGGTCGCGTCCTCGGCGACTATCCGGGCGGCGGCGAGGTGCAGGTGAAGCCGGGCCGCTACGGCGCCTATGTCACCAACGGCAAGGTCAACGCCACCCTGCCCAAAGGCATGGAAGCCGATGCGGTGACGCTGGCGCAGGCCATCGAGATGATCGCCGCCAAGGGAGGCGGAGCCAAGGCCGCCGGCGCGAAGGCCCGTACCACCAAGGCGCCCGGTACCAAGACGGCTGCTTCCAAGACGGCCGGAACCAAGACGGCCGCCGCCAAGAGCGCGGCAAAGGACGGCCCGGTGAAGAAGGCGCCCGCGAAAAAGGCGGCAGCGGCTGGAGCCGAGGCGACGGAAACGGCCGCCCCCGCCGCCAAGCGGGTCGCCGGAAAGGCCGCGCCGAAGAAGGCCGGCAAGGCTATCCTCGATTCGGACGACGTGCCTTTCGACGTGGACTGA
- a CDS encoding thiol-disulfide oxidoreductase DCC family protein, with the protein MLPKLTVWYNTRCPVCEAGIRHQQGRSLAAVKAGRLAFLDINLEPDVLARYGVTVDDVRRRLHAVDEEGHLLAGADVALAIWRLTPGQNWLARLFGAPGVILVTRLAYDRFADLLFAWNRSRGRW; encoded by the coding sequence ATGCTTCCCAAGCTCACGGTCTGGTATAATACGCGCTGCCCCGTCTGCGAGGCCGGCATCCGCCACCAGCAAGGCAGATCGCTGGCGGCGGTGAAGGCCGGCCGGCTGGCCTTCCTCGACATCAATCTGGAGCCGGACGTGCTGGCCCGGTACGGCGTGACCGTCGACGACGTCCGCCGCCGCCTGCACGCCGTCGACGAAGAGGGCCATCTCCTGGCGGGAGCCGATGTCGCGCTGGCGATCTGGCGACTTACGCCGGGCCAGAACTGGCTCGCCCGGCTGTTCGGCGCGCCGGGCGTCATTCTTGTCACCCGCCTGGCCTATGACCGTTTCGCCGACCTCCTCTTCGCCTGGAACCGGAGCAGGGGACGGTGGTGA
- the rnr gene encoding ribonuclease R: protein MPHPGSRRQNRNSLVPRKPRNTAASEPSLPSRDDIVAFIARSRGRVGKREIAREFGLSGADKIALKHLLDEFAEEGAVQRTRKGFNAPGALPSSLVADITGRDRDGELVAVPSDWNEDAGKPPSILVVVPKRFGGAAPGVGSRVLLRMADGASDHRPTGRVIKLIERLRQRILGVFRRLPNGEGEVVSIEKRNADRKLAVRADDASGVEDGDLVSIEPLRGSRGGPPLARIVERVGKVGSEKAISMIAIHAHDIPYVFRKDTLEEAEAARPATMSGREDWRRLPLITIDPADAKDHDDAVHAEPDADPANPGGHVLTVAIADVAAYVRPDSPLDREALIRGNSVYFPDRVVPMLPERISNDLCSLRPDENRPALAVRMIIAADGRKLRHSFHRVMMRSAAKLSYAQAQRAVNGDTDEITGPLLEPVLRPLWAAHAALKLERGERGPLDLDLPERKILLKPSGMVDRVLVPERLDAHRLIEEFMILANVAAAETLEAKKTPLVYRVHDEPSMEKVIALREFLRTLDIPLSKQGAMRASQFNAVLQQVEGTDNAHLVNDVVLRSQSQAEYSADNIGHFGLNLRRYAHFTSPIRRYSDLIVHRALIRALHLGDDGLPADMTPAALNEVAARISACERRAMTAERETIDRLIAHFLADKVGEIFQGRVSGVIKSGLFVKLLETGADGYVPAATIGHDYYRFEEEAHQLVGAATGESFQLGDTVSVKLVEAAPFAGALRFEIVSDGGRQRPPGRRTGMVKRPRITDRKGSGARRKARSQWSKG, encoded by the coding sequence ATGCCTCATCCAGGCTCCCGACGCCAAAATCGGAATTCCCTCGTGCCCCGCAAACCTAGAAATACCGCAGCATCGGAGCCGTCCCTCCCCAGTCGCGACGACATCGTCGCCTTCATCGCCCGTTCGCGCGGCCGGGTCGGCAAGCGTGAGATCGCCCGTGAATTCGGCCTCAGCGGCGCGGACAAGATCGCACTGAAGCACCTGCTCGACGAATTCGCCGAGGAAGGTGCGGTGCAGCGCACGCGCAAGGGCTTCAACGCCCCCGGCGCTCTGCCCTCCTCCCTCGTCGCCGACATCACCGGCCGCGATCGCGACGGCGAGCTGGTCGCCGTGCCCTCCGACTGGAACGAGGACGCCGGCAAGCCACCGAGCATTCTCGTCGTCGTCCCCAAGCGTTTCGGCGGGGCCGCACCCGGCGTCGGCTCGCGCGTGCTGCTGCGCATGGCCGATGGCGCATCGGACCATCGTCCCACCGGCCGCGTCATCAAGCTGATCGAGCGCCTGCGCCAGCGCATTCTCGGCGTGTTCCGCCGCCTGCCCAACGGCGAGGGCGAGGTCGTCTCGATCGAGAAGCGCAACGCCGACCGCAAGCTGGCGGTCCGCGCCGACGATGCCTCGGGCGTGGAGGACGGAGACCTCGTGTCCATCGAGCCGCTGCGGGGCTCGCGCGGCGGGCCGCCCCTCGCCCGCATCGTCGAGAGGGTCGGCAAGGTCGGCAGCGAAAAGGCGATCAGCATGATCGCCATCCATGCCCACGACATCCCCTATGTCTTCCGCAAGGATACGCTCGAGGAAGCGGAAGCCGCCCGCCCCGCGACGATGTCGGGCCGCGAGGATTGGCGGCGCCTGCCGCTGATCACCATCGATCCCGCCGACGCCAAGGACCACGACGATGCCGTCCATGCCGAGCCGGATGCCGATCCGGCCAATCCAGGCGGCCATGTCCTCACGGTGGCCATCGCCGACGTCGCCGCCTATGTCCGTCCGGATTCGCCCCTCGACCGCGAAGCACTGATCCGCGGCAATTCGGTCTATTTTCCCGATCGCGTCGTGCCCATGCTGCCCGAACGCATTTCGAACGACCTCTGCTCCCTGCGCCCCGACGAGAACCGTCCGGCGCTCGCCGTGCGCATGATCATCGCCGCCGACGGCCGCAAGCTGCGCCACAGCTTCCATCGCGTGATGATGCGGTCGGCGGCCAAGCTCTCCTATGCCCAGGCCCAGCGTGCGGTCAACGGCGACACCGACGAGATCACCGGACCGCTGCTCGAACCGGTGCTTCGCCCGCTCTGGGCCGCCCATGCGGCGCTCAAGCTGGAACGCGGCGAGCGAGGCCCGCTCGATCTCGATCTCCCCGAGCGCAAGATCCTGTTGAAGCCGAGCGGCATGGTGGACCGCGTCCTCGTGCCCGAGCGGCTGGACGCGCACCGCCTGATCGAGGAATTCATGATCCTCGCCAATGTGGCGGCCGCCGAGACCCTCGAGGCGAAGAAGACCCCGCTGGTCTATCGCGTGCATGACGAGCCCTCGATGGAGAAGGTCATCGCGCTGCGGGAGTTCCTTCGCACGCTCGACATCCCGCTTTCCAAGCAGGGCGCCATGCGGGCATCCCAGTTCAATGCCGTCCTGCAGCAGGTCGAGGGGACCGACAATGCCCATCTCGTCAACGACGTCGTGCTGCGCTCGCAGAGCCAGGCGGAATATTCGGCCGACAATATCGGCCATTTCGGCCTCAATCTGCGGCGCTATGCGCATTTCACCTCACCCATCCGCCGCTATTCGGACCTGATCGTGCATCGGGCGCTGATCCGTGCCCTCCATCTCGGCGACGACGGGCTGCCGGCCGACATGACGCCGGCCGCCCTCAACGAGGTCGCCGCACGGATCTCGGCCTGCGAACGCCGCGCCATGACGGCGGAACGGGAGACCATCGACCGGCTGATCGCGCATTTCCTCGCCGACAAGGTGGGCGAGATCTTCCAGGGGCGCGTCTCCGGCGTCATCAAATCCGGCCTGTTCGTCAAGCTCCTCGAAACAGGCGCAGACGGCTACGTACCGGCCGCGACGATCGGTCACGATTATTATCGCTTCGAGGAAGAGGCACATCAACTCGTCGGTGCGGCGACGGGCGAATCCTTCCAACTCGGCGACACGGTGTCGGTGAAGCTGGTCGAAGCCGCCCCCTTCGCCGGCGCCCTGCGTTTCGAGATCGTCTCGGACGGAGGCCGCCAGCGCCCGCCGGGCCGCCGGACAGGCATGGTCAAGCGCCCGCGCATCACGGACCGCAAGGGCAGCGGCGCCCGGCGCAAGGCCAGGAGCCAATGGAGCAAGGGATGA
- a CDS encoding DUF983 domain-containing protein encodes MAAMIEYSPGQRDVALAMRRGLTLRCPNCGKGHLFSSYLKVVDRCEACGEELFHHQADDAPPYFTMLIVGHVIVAGVLSLEIGWHPPIWLHMLIWLPLTVILSLALLPVIKGSIVGLQWANRMHGFASDHDPDAISHY; translated from the coding sequence ATGGCGGCGATGATCGAATATTCCCCAGGCCAGCGCGACGTCGCCCTCGCCATGCGGCGCGGCCTCACGCTGCGCTGCCCGAACTGTGGCAAGGGCCACCTGTTTTCATCCTATCTGAAGGTCGTCGACCGTTGCGAGGCGTGCGGCGAAGAGCTCTTCCATCACCAGGCCGACGACGCGCCTCCCTACTTCACCATGCTGATCGTCGGGCACGTCATCGTGGCCGGCGTGCTCAGCCTCGAAATAGGCTGGCATCCGCCCATCTGGCTTCACATGCTGATCTGGCTGCCGCTGACCGTGATCCTCTCCCTGGCGTTGCTGCCGGTGATCAAGGGCAGCATCGTTGGCCTGCAATGGGCCAATCGCATGCACGGGTTTGCATCGGATCATGATCCCGATGCCATATCGCATTACTGA